The genomic window CGCGCACGAGGACCTCGTAGCGACCCGCCTCCATGGTCTTGACCGAGGCGAAGTCGCGACGGCCGCGAGTGGCGGCATGTCCGACCGCACCCCAGAGGGCGCCCCACAGGGCTCCGGCACCGAGCGCGATCAGCAGCACGCCGATGAACGCGACCCCGGGGGCGAAGATGCTGAAGAGCAGGCCGAGCAGGAGGCCGAACCACGCACCGCCGGCAGCGCCGCGAGCAGCAGCCTTGCCGGTGGTGAGGCGGCCGGCGACGTTCTCGACCGTGCGGATGTCGTGACCCACGATCGAGACGCTCTCGACGGGGAAGCCCTCGTCGCTCAGCAGGTCGACCGCGGACTGGGCGTCCTCGTAGCGGGTGAAGGTGGCCAGCGTCTGCGGGTGGCCCTCGCCGGCGAAGGCGC from Frigoribacterium sp. PvP032 includes these protein-coding regions:
- a CDS encoding general stress protein, translating into MSNEQPGQTPVPDDDATRASGTPTGADRPRPAYGEYAPTPAGGPTAPADQPTTAPGAPQGAPYGAPQQGAPYGAPQQGAPASSPTTGAPGPKGIGAFAGEGHPQTLATFTRYEDAQSAVDLLSDEGFPVESVSIVGHDIRTVENVAGRLTTGKAAARGAAGGAWFGLLLGLLFSIFAPGVAFIGVLLIALGAGALWGALWGAVGHAATRGRRDFASVKTMEAGRYEVLVRGELSARAHQVLAQGRKVA